The segment ACTTCCGCTTAGTGTGCAAAGGAAGAACGACTGCAAATGAGTTCCTTGAACCACAGGGACCccaataaataaaactgtcatccagagaagaaaaaaagggaaggAGCCAGAGGCACATCCTCACTGAATATTTCAtcacccaccaccaccacaaccacCAATACACCCTGCCCCCACCACCCGCATCCGCCATTCCCCCTTCTCTCACCATCTTCTCTCAACCCCTCCTCCTCTCACTGCCCCTTATCATGCTCGTCTCCCATCCCTGTATGGCAACCACAGCCTCCCACCAAACAAAATACCAGCACCTAAATATGACAACACTGTGGTATTTCAAGAGGGAACAGCGTCTTCATGAACATCACCAAGCCTGGGCTAATCACGCGTGTCGTCTTCAGCAAATGTACACCTTGTTCTTCCCTTTGCATATCATGCAGTCGCTGCATGTGAAAGGGAACAATGCAAGGTTGGCTTCAAGTGAGGCCCCTCCGTTCTGCTCGTCTTGGGTCTCTTATAACAAACCACTACAGAAGTTGCTTTTGTAAAGCTTTGGAATTCAAGTGTGCTGCGAGGAGCACCGGTGGGGGGAAATAAAGATTGCAGAGAGGCgtaggatgaggaggagggttTCAGACATGCCTAGAAGCCTCTCTTTTGTTTGCCTGTGATGTTCCAGAAAGATCTATCTGGTGTTTGTCCTGACGTCAATGGTAGCCAGCCACATTGGCTCTCTCTTGGCTGGGGTCCTGAGAGCAGACAGGGATGTTTGGACTGGAGCTGAGCTGCTATAGCTGAGACCTCTGGGAATCATTCACTAGCCAGCTCGACAGCACTTGAAAACTCCTCCCCCCTGCCTCATTCCCTCaccgcacacacaaaaaaacacacacacagagacttAACAGACACCCTCCTCTTGTTTCCCCTCTCACAGTCTCTGTCCGTCTGGAAGAGCCTTGTTGCCACACGATTGCTCCCGGCAATGTGGCCGCTGGCAAGCAGACTGTGCTGTGTCAttaccctccccccccccaatcccccCTCCTTCAGGAAACAGGGCCCCGTTTCAGGTGTTGCACTCGGCAGCCCTCACCCCCGCCCCGGATCCTCAAGCTGCTTCTTTGCGGGCTCCTCGTGCGTGCCTCTGTCTGGATTCCACACCTGAAGATTTACTTTGGCTCTGCTTTGTTTATCATTTGTCGAAACAAAAGTCGAAATGCGCTCTGttatttgtgtatttgctgattttggccttttgatttgttttgtctaAACTAAAGGTTGCGGTGGTGCAAGCATGTACGACTGGAGACCCTTTTGTGAGTCAGACGTATCGGTTTGCAAACAATTTTAGCTTGAAAACACGTGTGAGGCACCAAATTGGTTTTGTGAGTCAACTGTGACAAAAAATTGCCGTAGGAGGTAAAAAATAAAgaggcaatttttttgtttttactaaaCTTAGACTTGAGGTTGGAAGCTTTGTCtactgaacatccatccatgcattttccgaaccgcttctcctccaggtgtgctggagcctatcccagctgactctggacgagagggaggatacaccatgaactggttgccagccaatcgcagggcacatatagacaaacaaccatttgcactcacattcacacctacgggcaattttagagccttcaattaacctgccatgcatgtttttgtgatgtgggaggaaaccggagtacctggagaacacCCACGgaggcatgaggagaacatgcaaactccacacaggcgaggccgattttaacccgcaacctcagaactctgaggcagatgtgctgaccagtcgtccatcgtgccgcgTCTGCTGAACACACacttaaatataaatttaagAGGAACAAGAGCACCCATAGCACAGAGATTATGGTCAAGTCTTGGGGGCAAGGCCAAAAATTGTGCTTTGTGGCCACtcgaaaactgcattttgtagaCTAATGATGATATTTAGTTAAACATGGTccgactttttaaaaaaaaagtgttcatatAATATACACAGGCAACGATATTCAAAAGACAATTCTGTTTGGTAAGAGTGAGCAACTACAGGCCTGGCATGCATTTTACAGCATTGTTTTAGCAGGTAACTTTCACTGTCTTTACCAGGTTGTTGTTGACTGAACATAACCTTCAACATGTGCAAAATCAATTAGCCTATCTAGAATATTTATTAGCTAAAAGGCAGTTTAAGGAAACATTTCATCCAAACCTGGAATCTCTTCTGGATCCACGGGAACACAATGTAACAAGGTCTTACAACACGTTACAAGCTGATTCGATGAGAACTGACAGAATGATTATTGTCTAAACATGTTAAACTCTTAATTGCTGCCAAATGCACAATCTGTATTCGATCTGGATGAAAGTTGGTTTATATTGCAGCTCTTGCAATACGTAAGATGTGGTTTTTCACGCTCCAAATTTTCAAGGGGACATCAGCAGAAGAATAACTGCACAAGtgcactttgttcaaaaacaaaaacgggtTGAACTAAGATGCACACATACAATGATTATGCTGTGTGCAAAGgtaatttgttctttttcctgACGCTCTTGTGCTGTAGAATGAAGGTTTGTTATATAAATCTACCTGTAAGTCCTGTACAAACAAAACAGGCCGCACCAGGGTGGAGCTTGCAGTGATGGCGAGAAACTTCTCAGGAGGGTTCCACCCCATCTTTCAACCTTCCTCAAACCAAACACCAGTTtgaccccccaccccaacaATACTTGTTCTCTTGACATCTGCCAACTACCCACCACCTGACCCTCACTTCTAGGATTGCACCTTCTCCCAAATATGTTACGTTGTCTATTATGCCCTTGCCAAAACCCCTCACATGCGGCGCCCAACCCTGTTTTCACACCCTGCCTCGGGCCTGCTGGGTTTGTCATTTTACCACAACAGTGTCATCATGGTGGGTGTGGACTATATCAACAAGACCCTGATAGGCAGCGTTTACACTCTCAAACTGCTGGGTTTATGTTCATCTCAAAAGCCTCCCCTGTATGCTGATTGTAGTcacctttttatttacttttgaaaTGTTGCCATGAGCTCATCCTTGTCCTTTCAGctgcctttcctttttttttttttttgttgcacgcCCATGTCAATACCAACTTGCAAAGGTCACCCTGACAGTATGGCGTGGCGACGGTCAATAGAGAAATAAATAAGCAGCCCTGGTGAAAGAGGAGTGATTGAGGGCAGAGCCTGCTGATTGACAGGGTTAACCACCGGCCAACATCTCAGGAGCACGCCCAAAAGTCTTGACAGGGTGACACCtgggctcttttttttccctaagcctctttcacacacgTCAGAACTATAACACATCAGAGTCGTAACAAAAGAGCCAgaatttttctgcctttttttttgtataacccAACAAAGCGAGTTGCAGCAACTGTGGGTGCTTTCGCACAGCAACAAGGCATTCCCACAATCAGTTAATTGGATGTGTCGGGTGTCAAACTTTACCCCCTTTTTGAATATTGCCTGATCGACTTCATCCCCCCCATTCGCCGATCGTACCATTTAAGCAGAACAGCAACGTGATAGGGGAAAACAAAGACACTTTCACAGGCTTGATTCTGCTTTGGTTGCCCCTACTTTCCTCCGCTCCATTCCTTGCCTCTCCATTCTTATCCATCTTCCTGTTTTCCCTGAATATCCTCCCTCCCTTATGTCCTACCAAACCTCCCTTTATAGACTCAAAGCTTGCGAGCTGTAGGAGATGTTGAAACCCTATTGGACAGACACATCACGATGCATTTGCGACTGCTAAGGCTTTCAGACGCTAAGAAATCTTTGTGCCCTCTGAGTGACTCTCACAATGAAACACACATCACATGCACACATGGTTTTAGCAGCGAGTGGCAAAAAGATGCAGCAAAGTCACATGCGTGCCAAGGCCAGGACAACAAAACGTTTGTTGTTTAATGTGAATCCTCTAGCCAAGTTGTGACAAATCTGCTGTGTCTGTGTGGATTTCTTGTGTGCCCATCCGGGCCACTGGCGGGTCAGTGAATACCCatcgagacacacacacacacacacacatttggccTCCGTTGCTGTTGTGAGTCCTCCAAAAATGGGCATCGCTTCCAGATCCGCCATACACAATTGTccattttgtgcgtgtgtggcgGGTGGGGTGTATTTCCTGGACGGAGGACTGATTTTTCAGGCCCTAAGCCAGAGAGAAGGGTGGCTTTTGTCCGCGCACTGAATGACACTGCTGACTAAGAACGGGCCCAAAGGCAGTGGTAGGCGAGTGAGAGTGggctctgtttgtgtgttttcaaacAGTCAGCCTCATCCAGCAGATGTAAATAGCCCAGTGTTATAGAATGGTGATTGATTGTAGGATTGGCCTAATGTGGTGCGTCTGTGTCTCCATTAGAGTGGGAGCTCAAAGCTCTGTTGTTTGTGCTTCAACGGCTGTCCAGTGTTCACTGACAGAAGAGGAAGTCAACGCGCAGGGGAGATTCTCAGTTTTTGACTGCAACAGTTCTCAGTTGCCTCTGCCAATGAGGCTGTATTCATCAGCCAGTTTGTTGGTAATGGGCATTATTGTGAAATAAACTAAAAGCATGGGACAAGGATAAACCCATTACAATTTGGCAGACTTACTTCGAATCTCATTAGTTGTCCAGTGTAGCGGGGAAATGAACAATCGGTATGTCTTTGACCAGTCGTACAGTCGTCACTTGAGTTTCTGTTGAATGGATGGACAACCTGCTATCATGTCATGAAtgatgttgttattgttgtttgtctctatatcTCTTTCCTTTCACTTTTGGCTCAGATCAAACCACAAATGACAAGTGAAGCACTTTGCAATGTTAGTGTTAGTCCATAGTTCTGCAATTAACTGGCTCGCTGGCTGTATTGAAAATCAAATCTTTTCTCTATAGGTCAGCGACTTCCTGTCTGGCCGCTCTCCCCTCACGCTGGCCCTCCGCGTGGGTGATCACATGATGTTTGTCCAGCTCCAGCTGGCAGCACAGCAGTCGGGCGGTCCGCAGCTCCAGCACAGGCACCTTATCACCCGGGGCAACTCAGATGCCACGATGGGCCAGCGCACAGGACAGCCTTGTCTCCCTCAACCGCACTCCCACCTCCACTCTCATTATCCACACAGCCCCCACTTGCCTCAGCCAGGCACCTCCTTATCCTCTTCCACGAGCACCTCGACCTTCCCTCTTCCCTCCACACAGCACCAGTCTCTGCCCCCAATTTACAATCAGTCCCCGTCGTCTGCTCCTCACTGCAACCCAgccacccctcctcctccttcccgcTCCCCTCCCATGTCTCATGTCCCCGGGAGTCTGTTCCGGTCTCCTCCCCATCACCTGCGGGACCACCACCACTACCACCAGCCTTCCTCAGGCCAGAGCAGCCACAACATGAGCCAGGCCAGCCCTGTAGCCCCCGTTTTGTGCCCAGAGGTAAACCTGAAATATCATCCTACTATGCATGATGCTGGATTAAAATGTCTGGGAATTGTTGCTTGTCGGTAATATAGCTACCGTCTTCGGAGGTTTGTGCCTATGAGAATAGCGTTTCAAAAAATTACAAGACCAAAACATCGAACCAAAATATCTGACCAAATTGCCCCAAAAGTGCAACAGAACTTTACTTTTTATTGTGCTAAACTGTTAACATGTCACGGCCACTGATGTGGGAATGCTGGTTCCCTGCACTAGAAATAAAGATATAGTTTAGGAGTTACATAACTCCCACGTCCAGGTGGTATTGCTGAGGTTTGACTTTCACTCTTAAATTAGTTGCCCAAGTTTACAAGTTTAGTCCGGTCTTACTTTGTGGTAACTTAATACTGTGTCATTTTAGTGGGTAGTGTGACCCGCAGATACTATTGCTTTTTACGTACATTGTACTAGTAGTGGTTTCAGCATCATGACGTAACTGTCACTTAGCACTGGGTGCTCTTCTACTGAAATTGAAACATGATGATAGACTCAATTTACTCCCATTGATTGTTCCAGGCCAGCTGCAGCACCAGCAGCCCCAGTAGTGGCACCAGTTCCTCAACGCGCTCCCGTAAACCTGGTGCCATCATTGAGAGCTTTGTGAACCACGCTCCTGGAGTCTTTTCAGGGACCTTTTCAGGTGAGATTTATTGATGCACTGAGCAATAAACATGCACTCCCCTCTTGAGGGTGTGAGCGGGGCTATATTTAGAGATGTGGTGTATTACTCTGCTTCCTCACTTCTCAGGCACTTTGCACCCCAACTGTCAGGACAGCAATGGCCGCCCCAGGCGAGATATAGGTACCATTCTTCAGATTCTCAATGACCTCCTGAGCGCCACACGCCACTACCAGGGGATGCCGCCGTCCCTCACCCAGCTTCGCTACCAAACCCAGTGCAGCACGCCCAGCTCGCCGTCCCCGTCACCGCCTCCCTCGCCCCCAGTGGTCGGCACGACTGGACTCTCCGCCAAAGCTACCTCGGTGCCCACTGGCAACCCCAGCAGCCCTCCACCGGCCCTTCATCCACTGGTGCAGTGCCAGAGCCAGATCCGCATGTGCAAGCCCCCTGGTGAGTGACTCTACACATGAAAGCATGACATGGAATCACAGGCACACAAACAGGCGCATTAATTCACTGTGCATCCTTTTGAAGCTCTCATGGAGCAGATGTTCCTGCTGTTGCCTTGAAAGACCGTGTGTTCATTTGCAGTTCATCATTTTCTTGATCAGCTCATTTTTTTGCCTTGATAACGTGCCAAAGAAAAAGTGGAATGAAACAACCTAAGAAGTTAGGATATCTTTTTGTGTTGAGATGGAGGAGAAAAGGGGAAGGGGTTGCTTTCCTAAGAAATGCGATACAAGCATCTCCAGACTTGTTCAGTCAGCCGTCACTTGTCACGCAGCAAGTTGGCTTTGTTTATGTGCACCAAGGAGATAGGTTTACCCCTCCCACCCCGGGCAAAGCTATGTTTAGAGTAGATTAGGCTTTGGCTGCTTTAAGACGACAGGGGTTTGTACAGGTCTGGACTAGTAGGGACTGAACAACGCTGGACACACCCATGCCCAAGGGCAGGGCTGGTGCAGGTGCTGCAGTTCAGATGACACTCTTTTAAAGCACCTTTCCGGCCGGAGACACTAGATTTGGAGTGTCAGACAGATGTCCAGCACAGATAACATTGAGCCAGTGTTGTAAGGTTACACTAAGAGAAAACAGCATTGTCTTGTGTGGCCTCCTTATCTCCTTTTGGGGAAATGGAGTTTGGTGAAGTAGTCCGTTGGGCTCAGTCCTGAGATGCAATGAATCTTTTTCAATGTTGGCTTTTGTGTGAGTAGAATAGAGGTTCAGTTTTAGCAGCTGACTGACTAAGAGTGTACTGTCAGTCGAGCATCCCCCTGTATCACCCCTAGTGCCCTCAAAAGTGTCCAGTGAACAGTTGGAATAACACAGTCTTATTTTCCTAACTTAAGGAAGACCTTTCCCTCACTGCCTCCACCCCTGTTACTCCCACCCTCC is part of the Phyllopteryx taeniolatus isolate TA_2022b chromosome 7, UOR_Ptae_1.2, whole genome shotgun sequence genome and harbors:
- the midn gene encoding midnolin — its product is MPKLGEQIGPTSTRSFAVFATVIGYRMDQHPSARSCTSRGASSSCEALPAEPSMNLHIHSTTGTRFELSLPQEETVDGLKRRLSQRLKVPKERLALLHKETRLSSGKLQDLGVSDGSKLTLVPTVEAGLMSQASRPEQSVMQALESLTETQVSDFLSGRSPLTLALRVGDHMMFVQLQLAAQQSGGPQLQHRHLITRGNSDATMGQRTGQPCLPQPHSHLHSHYPHSPHLPQPGTSLSSSTSTSTFPLPSTQHQSLPPIYNQSPSSAPHCNPATPPPPSRSPPMSHVPGSLFRSPPHHLRDHHHYHQPSSGQSSHNMSQASPVAPVLCPEASCSTSSPSSGTSSSTRSRKPGAIIESFVNHAPGVFSGTFSGTLHPNCQDSNGRPRRDIGTILQILNDLLSATRHYQGMPPSLTQLRYQTQCSTPSSPSPSPPPSPPVVGTTGLSAKATSVPTGNPSSPPPALHPLVQCQSQIRMCKPPGDRVRQTENRATRCKVERLQLLMQQKRLRRKARRDQRGPYHWLPNRKAGRSNSNSSMSSDGSLDLDFDDSVWKPDVKADLKSEFVMA